The Ammoniphilus oxalaticus genome contains a region encoding:
- the hepT gene encoding type VII toxin-antitoxin system HepT family RNase toxin, producing the protein MMNDVILNKVSVIERCIQRIKQVYENNPFNLQDFTKQDSIVLNIQRACEATIDIAMHIVSEKRLGLPQTSRDAFDMLQSHSIIDEEMAKRLKAMVGFRNIAFHDCQTINLEILKQIVQKHLTDFTDYTKQILKS; encoded by the coding sequence ATGATGAATGATGTAATATTAAATAAAGTCAGTGTGATTGAACGTTGTATCCAACGGATCAAGCAGGTTTACGAGAATAATCCTTTCAATCTTCAAGATTTCACGAAGCAAGATTCGATTGTCCTCAACATTCAACGCGCTTGTGAAGCCACGATCGATATCGCTATGCACATCGTCTCTGAAAAACGGCTTGGTTTACCGCAAACGAGTAGAGACGCATTTGATATGCTACAGTCTCATTCCATCATAGATGAAGAAATGGCGAAACGATTGAAAGCAATGGTCGGCTTTCGAAACATTGCTTTCCATGACTGCCAAACGATCAATCTTGAAATTTTAAAACAGATTGTTCAAAAACATTTGACCGATTTTACCGATTATACGAAACAAATTTTGAAAAGTTAA
- the mntA gene encoding type VII toxin-antitoxin system MntA family adenylyltransferase antitoxin, with protein MTTSMYDKIEEFLVQKLNPDYIIVFGSYAKGFAHQESDIDLAFYTRDQTPNAYDLFLVAQELADLLQVEVDLINIANASTVFKAQIFSTGSLIYARDEALYLNHRMTALSMYVKLNEDRAVVLREIKKGGSIYDE; from the coding sequence ATGACAACTTCAATGTATGATAAAATAGAAGAATTTCTAGTTCAAAAGTTAAATCCGGATTACATCATTGTATTTGGTTCTTACGCTAAAGGCTTTGCGCATCAGGAAAGTGATATCGATCTCGCTTTTTATACGAGAGATCAGACTCCGAATGCTTATGACTTGTTTCTGGTTGCGCAAGAACTAGCTGATTTGCTACAGGTCGAGGTTGATTTAATTAACATAGCGAACGCCTCCACCGTTTTTAAAGCGCAAATCTTTTCAACTGGCTCGCTCATTTATGCTAGAGATGAAGCGCTCTATTTAAATCACCGTATGACGGCCTTGAGCATGTACGTAAAACTGAATGAAGATCGCGCAGTCGTATTAAGGGAAATTAAAAAAGGAGGATCAATTTATGATGAATGA
- a CDS encoding DUF1835 domain-containing protein, with protein MDDLRESIKKLTDGEARTLLLNLMYRLRHGKEATGIEQAELLRDLFSLFDEIIRYVNNVDHVETNYTAVHLVCGEAAAGSMKVGLGRANQVIGYPDFLQMGPIEQLHTEAGRVNRFEWLLDHLSDPDDYFQEEYRKKVAETLSQIQAIPSHAPIILWTAEDANEQTGLRFLLYLLRDKTNEIFLINATKAYQELYNTDEIQHFVQTDGIEPEKLAEIYQTKRGESPLTEQQRRALEHEWLVLSNSKGVARVWEDDQIAEVDEVYFDEVIKNAVSRLHAEQPQSDFIKAARVIGEVIGHIEQQIGDSFLEYRLRVLVYQGTLEIKGVPKTMGAYRVRLKEECGA; from the coding sequence GTGGATGATTTACGCGAGAGCATCAAAAAGTTAACCGATGGCGAGGCGAGAACGCTGCTTTTAAACTTGATGTATCGTCTCCGTCACGGAAAGGAAGCGACAGGAATAGAGCAGGCAGAATTGCTGCGAGACTTGTTTTCTCTATTCGATGAAATCATTCGCTATGTTAACAATGTAGATCATGTTGAAACCAATTATACCGCTGTCCATCTCGTATGCGGAGAAGCAGCCGCTGGATCGATGAAGGTTGGACTCGGTCGCGCGAATCAGGTCATCGGCTATCCTGACTTTTTACAGATGGGACCGATTGAACAATTGCATACAGAAGCAGGGCGGGTCAACCGATTCGAATGGCTACTGGATCATTTGAGCGATCCTGACGATTACTTTCAAGAGGAATATAGAAAAAAAGTGGCGGAGACGCTTTCCCAAATACAGGCGATCCCCAGTCATGCGCCAATCATACTATGGACAGCCGAAGACGCGAATGAACAAACAGGACTGCGTTTTTTGTTGTATTTATTAAGAGACAAAACGAACGAGATCTTCCTTATCAACGCAACGAAAGCCTATCAGGAATTATATAACACAGATGAAATTCAGCATTTTGTCCAAACAGACGGAATTGAACCGGAAAAATTAGCTGAGATCTATCAGACGAAACGAGGAGAGAGCCCGCTTACAGAGCAACAAAGAAGAGCGCTTGAACATGAGTGGTTGGTCTTGTCAAATTCAAAAGGGGTCGCGCGGGTATGGGAAGATGATCAAATTGCGGAAGTGGATGAAGTTTACTTCGACGAAGTGATCAAAAACGCGGTGAGTAGATTACATGCCGAGCAACCACAATCAGATTTTATCAAAGCGGCTCGCGTGATTGGTGAAGTGATCGGCCATATAGAGCAACAAATCGGGGACTCCTTTTTGGAATATCGATTAAGAGTGTTGGTTTATCAGGGAACGCTTGAAATAAAAGGAGTCCCGAAGACGATGGGGGCATACCGTGTTCGCTTGAAGGAGGAATGCGGCGCATGA
- a CDS encoding stalk domain-containing protein, translating into MKKLLSLSMTLALLTSFAMSPSVQVQAESSQQPTPIKVAINGNQLELENDPVVINGQAMVPVRAIFEKLGAQVSWDDAAKTITAVKGMDQIRMTQQERSASKNNINVILEAPPVNLNGRVFAPVRFLSVAFGATVVWDDANRTVTIETKEKTPIPDDPQSQEIAGLADIWATALQTRDGKPRYEMMSAKAKEKFELEQIARGGEDWNFNIGVSSPWVVEFDIAIEGMTAEITYLTQTSNPAFYETKEKVIFTEDNGRFVVDDYQTILEDALIE; encoded by the coding sequence ATGAAAAAATTACTTTCACTCTCTATGACGTTAGCATTACTCACCTCTTTTGCAATGTCCCCTTCCGTCCAAGTCCAAGCTGAATCGTCCCAACAACCGACACCAATCAAGGTGGCTATTAACGGAAATCAACTCGAACTTGAAAATGATCCTGTCGTGATCAATGGCCAAGCGATGGTTCCGGTTCGCGCGATTTTTGAAAAGTTGGGCGCGCAGGTGAGCTGGGATGACGCGGCAAAGACGATTACCGCCGTAAAGGGAATGGATCAGATCCGAATGACTCAGCAAGAGAGGAGCGCTTCCAAAAATAACATCAACGTGATCCTTGAAGCCCCTCCCGTTAATCTCAATGGCCGCGTATTTGCGCCTGTTCGATTTCTCTCAGTCGCTTTCGGAGCAACAGTGGTTTGGGATGATGCGAATCGGACAGTCACCATCGAAACGAAAGAAAAAACACCGATCCCTGATGATCCACAATCCCAAGAAATCGCGGGCTTAGCGGATATTTGGGCAACGGCCTTGCAAACGAGGGATGGCAAACCGCGCTATGAAATGATGTCAGCAAAAGCGAAAGAGAAATTTGAACTAGAACAGATCGCTCGAGGCGGGGAAGACTGGAATTTCAACATTGGCGTTTCTAGTCCTTGGGTCGTAGAGTTTGATATCGCAATCGAAGGGATGACGGCAGAAATCACTTATCTGACGCAAACGAGCAATCCCGCATTTTACGAAACGAAAGAAAAAGTTATCTTTACTGAAGACAACGGCAGATTCGTCGTCGATGATTACCAGACCATTTTAGAAGACGCACTAATTGAATAA